Below is a genomic region from Flavobacterium ginsengisoli.
TTTGTTGAAAGTCATAGATTGGTTTGGTTTTGCCACAAAGGCGCTAAGGCACAAAGTTTTTTTTATTTTAAGGCACTAGATTTACTATTCAAAAATAAAGAAATAAGCGCAATTTTGTCATTTCGACGAAGGAGAAATCTTCGCGAGAAACTCTACAAAGATTGATTCTCGTTGCGGAGCTGCTTGTGGAGATTTCTCCTTCGTCGAAATGACAAAAATGAGAATAAATCTGCATAATCTGCGAGAGACTTAAAAATAGATCATTTCGAGCCTTAGCGACAAAAAATTTAAAACCGCTAAAAACTCAGAGCTTTTAGCGGTTTAATCAAAAGTTATTCAAATCATTTTAGAGCTTAATCTGCATAATGAAAAATGCTTCTTTTAACTGTATTGTTTATTTTTTCAAGTGTTACTTCTGTCACACCACCTTCGTAATTCATCGAAATAGCTACTTTGTCTTTAAAAATTTCATAATCAATAGAGATTAATCCTTCTTTGTTTACTTCAATAGATTTTTTTTCAGTTGGAAGAGTAGTTAAATAATACTCTGATTCATCTACTTCTTTGTTTTTAATGATGTTTTGATAAACCTCATTAATATCTGTATCTTTTAGAATGCATTCTCTTCCAGATCCCATTTCTACTTCTATGTCTTTACAATCTCCTTCTTCTGGATTCTCCTCTTTTATTTCTTCTTTGACTACGGTAACAGTATCAGCCGGAGTTTTAGCTGATTCTAATTCTTTCTCTGAATTGTTTTGTTTGCAATTTGTAAAAAGTAAAGCTAAAAGAGTGAAGCATGCTATTTTTTTCATTAGTTTAATTTTTTTAATTCGTTATTGTGGCGTAAAGGTTAGAAAACATAGGGTTTTGTTTGGCAAAAGTAAGAAAAATAAGTTTTGTTTTATTATTTAAACGAAAGAGAAATCGCACTAGAAATTCTACAAAGATTTGTCTTCCTGAGCGAAGTCGAGGGACACATGCTTAATCTATCTAGTGTGTCTAACTAAGCGCATCCTCCGACTTCGCTCAGGAAGACATAAAATGAGAAAAAATCCGAAAAATCTGCGAGAGACTTTAAAAAAATCTTCGTGTCTTAGTGCCTTCGTGGCAAATTTAAAAAAGCAAAAAACGCCATGAAACCCAAAGGTCTCACAGCGTTTTCATCTCAAAAAATAAATAATTAACGGGTAACGGGTATTATTTCCAGCCTCCGCCTAGAGCGCGGTACAAATCTGTATTGGCTGTGAGTTGCTGTCTTTTAAGATCAGCTAATTCTAATTCGCTTTGTAAAAGATTTGCTTGCGCAGTTAAAACTTCAAGATATTCTGCTAATCCGTTTTGGAATAACAAGTTTGAATTTTTAATTGCCTCGCTGCAACGTTTTTACTTTTTCTTTTAAGAACTTTTCTTGTTGCTGTAATTTTTCCACTTTTACCAAAGCATCCGAAACTTCGCTAACAGCTACCAAAACTGCTTGTCTAAAACTTAAGACTGCTTTTTCTCTTTCTGCTACAGCGATATTATATTGTGTTCTAACTCTTTTATTGTTTAGAATAGGTTGAGTTATGCCACCTGCAACAGTTCCGAATAGAGAAGCTGGAATATTGAACCAGCTGCTCGTTTCGAAAGAGTTCAAACCGCCTTGCGCCGTAATTCTAAGAGCTGGGTATAAATCCGCTTTTGTGATACCGACATTTGCGTTTGCAACTTTAAGGGCTAATTCAGCACTTTTTACGTCTGGTCTTCTGCTTACTAATGAAGACGGAATTCCAATTGCTGGATTGCTTTTAATTTCAATTGAATTTAAAAGAATGGTTCTTTGTTTTGAATTTGGGAATGAACCGGTTAAAACACTTAAAGCATTTTCTTGAATAGCAATATTTTGTTCCAATAACGGAATCAATTGTTCTGAGTTTAATTTCTGTGCTTCAGACTGTTGAATTGCTAAAGTGGTTACTTGACCAGCATCATATTTTAACTTAATAATATTGGTCGTACTGTCGTTTAATCTTAGGTTTTGTTGCGCAATTTTTAGTTGAGCATCTAGCATCAATAGATTGTAATAGCCTCTTGAAACATTAGCAACAATATTAGTCTGCAATGCTTTTTTTACTTCTGCAGATTGAAGATATCCTGCGTAAGCTCCTTTCTTTTGGTTTCTGATCTTTCCCCAAATATCAGTTTCCCAAGAAAGTGAAGCTCCAGCAGAATAATCATCAATATGTTTAGCGCCTAAAGCCTGATTCAAGTTCATTCCTGTAAAACTATTGTCAGAAGGATTGCTTGTATTGGCATTTACAAATAAATTGACTTGAGGAACATTTCCCCATTTAGATTGTGTAAATCTGTATTGCGCAATTTCGATGTTTTTCTCTGCAATAAGCAGGTCGTTATTTCTAGCAACCGCGCTGTCAATCAATTCAACAATATCTTTTTCTGCAAAGAAGTTTTTCCACTCAATATCGGCAATACTTGTTGTATCACTCGAAACCGATGCATTCCTGAAATTTTCAGGAAATGCATCTTTAGGAGTTTCAATATCCTTTGAGACTTTACAGGATATTATTGTCGTGATCAGAATGGCGAAGGTCACGATTTTGGTTATATAATTTTTCATTGTCTTTTTATTAGATTTCTGTACAAGTATCTTTTCTAGTTTCAAGATCTTTCGAGATTCTGTATGATATGTATCCGATGCCAAATATGATGGCAACAAGGATTGTCGTTATATAGTTTTCCATATTTTATTTTTCTTCGTTGTGAACTACAGCGATTGGTTTTCCGCTGAATTTTTCTTGTAAATGCTGGAACACAATGAATAATACTGGGATAATAAATAATCCTAGAATTACTCCAGAAAGCATTCCGCCCGCTGCTCCAATACTAATCGAATGATTTCCTTGAGCCGATGGGCCTTTTGCGCTCATCATTGGCACAAGACCTACCACAAAGGCAAGAGACGTCATAATAATTGGTCGCAGACGTAATTTTGTCGCACTAATTGAAGCCGCAATTAAACCTTGTCCAGATCTTCTTCTTTGTGCTCGCAAATTCCACAATCAAAATGGCATTTTTAGCGAGAAGTCCAATCAGCATGACAAGTGCAACTTGTACGTAAATGTTGTTTTCGATTCCTGTTAAACCGATAGCCACAAATACTCCAAAAATACCTGCAGGAATTGATAAAATAACTGCTAGAGGAAGGATATAACTCTCATACTGTGCAGCAAGTAAGAAATAAATGAATATCAAACACAGTAAGAAAATTGTAGCCGATTGACCTCCCGAAGAAATCTCTTCACGCGTTTGGCCCGAGAATTCAAACCCGTAACCTGCAGGCAATTGTTGTTTTGCTACCTCTTCAATTGCTTTAATGGCATCTCCAGAACTAAATCCAGGTTTTGGAATAGCATTAATAGAAATTGAGTTAAACAAATTATATCTAGAAGCGGTTTCAGAACCATAAATACGAGTCAGTTTTACTAAAGTATTTATTGGCACCATTTCGCCGGTTTTATTTTTTACGAATACACGATCAATTGCAGTTGGATCTGCTCTATCGGCAATATCAGCTTGAACGACCACACGGTAATATTTACCAAATCGGTTGAAATCTGATGCCTGCGCGCTACCGAAATAAGCTTGCATAGTCTGTAAAATGTCTTTTACGTTTACACCTAATTGATTCGCTTTTTCGTCGTTGATATCCAATTGTAATTGTGGATAATCAGCTTTAAAACTTGTAAAGGCAACCGCAATTTCAGGACGTTTCATTAATTCGCCGATGAAATTTTGAGAAATACCACTGAATTTATCCAGTTTTCCTCCAGTTTTATCTTGAAGAACCAAATCTAAAGCTTCAACGTTACTAAATCCTGGAACGGTTGGGAAACTGAATACGAAGAAACTTCCTCCAGAAATCTCACCCAATTTACCGCGAACCTGATTCATGATTTCGTCAATGTTTTTAAGAGAACCACGATCTTCATTTGGTTTTAGCAATACGAAAACTACAGCAGCAGATGGACTTGTTGAATTTGTTAATAAGTTGAAACCAGAAACCGCTGTTACAAATCGTGAAGATTCTAAACCTCTTAAAGTATTTTCAGCTTCAGTCATTACTTTTTGAGTTCCGTCAAGAGATGTTCCAGAAGGCGTATTTACTGAGATTGCGATAAATCCTTGGTCTTCTGTTGGAATAAATCCAGATGGAGTTGTTTTAACCATTAGCACAGTTGCTAATGTGATTAAAGCCAAACCTCCTAAACTCAACCATTTTCTTCTAATTAAGAATTTAAGTCCGCCAACATAACGATTCGTAAGCGAGTCAAAACTGCTATTGAAAGCGCTAAAGAACTTTTCTTTAAATCCTTTTTTCTCATACGGTGCATCGTGATCGTGAGATCCGTGATTGTCTTTTAAGAACAATGCCGCAAGAGCAGGACTCAATGTTAAGGCATTAACAGCCGAAATTACAATTGCAATTGCCATCGTAAAGGCAAACTGACGATAGAAAACTCCTGTAGAGCCTTCCATAAAACCAACCGGCAGGAATACAGCGACCATTACCAGCGTAATCGAGATAATAGCACCCGTTATTTCGTGCATTGCTTCATGGGTTGCGATTTTTGGAGACAAACGTTTATGCTCCATTTTCGCATGCACCGCTTCGACTACCACAATGGCATCATCGACCACAATACCAATCGCCAGAATTAATGCGAAAAGCGTTAAAAGGTTGATCGAAAATCCGAATAACTGCATGAAGAAGAACGTTCCTAAAATTGCTACAGGTACAGCAATAGCCGGAATTAATGTTGATCTAAAATCTTGCAGGAAGATAAATACCACGATGAAAACTAAGATGAAAGCTTCAACTAAGGTATGTTCAACCTGTTCGATTGATTGGTCTAGAGATACTTTTGTACTATAGAAAATATTGTGTTTAATGCCTGTTGGAAAATCTTTAGAAGCTTTTTCCATCATTTTATTAATGGCAATCTGAATATCATTAGAATTTGATCCAGCTAACTGAATAACCCCAATTACGATTCCTTTTTTACCATTTAAACGTGTTAAACTGGTGTAAGAGTAGGCACCTAACTCTACTCTGGCAACGTCTTTTAAACGAAGAACAGAACCATCAGGATTAGAACGAATGGCAATATTTTGGTAATCCTCAGGTTTGGTTAGTTTTCCTTTGTATTTAATTACGTATTCAAAAACTTCCGTACTTCTTTCTCCAAATTTTCCTGGTGCAGCTTCCAAACTTTTGTCCTGAATCGCAGACCATAACTTCGCTTGGCGTTACTTTGTAAGTAGACATCTGTGTTGGATTTAACCAGACACGCATAGAATAGTCTTTTACACCACCAAAAATACTTGCAGAACCTACACCCGGAATACGTTTCAACTCGGGAATAATATTAATCTGAGCGTAATTAGCAATAAAAGTTTGATCATATTTAGCTTCATCTTCGGTATACATACCAATTGCCATGATGAAACTGTTTTGCTGTTTAGCTGTAATAATACCCTGCTGAACAACCTCTGCAGGAAGCTGGCTTGTTGCCTGCGCGACACGGTTTTGTACGTTTACTGCGACTTGATCGGCGTTTGTTCCTAATTTAAAGAAAACAGTAATAGCCAAAGTACCATCGTTACTGGCAGTAGAACTCATATAAGTCATGTTTTCTACACCATTTATAGACTCTTCTAGAGAAGGTGCCACAGAACGTAAAACCGTTTCTGCGTTAGCTCCAGGATATACCGCCGTTACCAAAACTGATGGAGGCGCAATATCAGGAAACTGTTGTAAAGGCAGTTTAGTTAAACCAAGTACACCCAGAATCACCAATAAAATGGAGATAACAGTTGCAAGTACTGGTCTTTGTATAAATATTTTGAACATTTGATTTTATAATTATTTTTTGTTAGTTACTTCGGCAACTTTAGTTGATTTTTCAGGCTGAATCGCTTGTCCGTCCTGAAGTTTGTCAATACCGCTCAACACGATTTGGTCACCAGATTTTACACCGTCTTTAATTAAGTAATTTGCACCACTTTTCCCTACAACGGTAATTGGCATTTTGGTTACTTTGTTATCTTTTCCAACTGTGAAAACAAATACTTTGTCTTGCATTTCAACAGTAGC
It encodes:
- a CDS encoding TolC family protein, coding for MKNYITKIVTFAILITTIISCKVSKDIETPKDAFPENFRNASVSSDTTSIADIEWKNFFAEKDIVELIDSAVARNNDLLIAEKNIEIAQYRFTQSKWGNVPQVNLFVNANTSNPSDNSFTGMNLNQALGAKHIDDYSAGASLSWETDIWGKIRNQKKGAYAGYLQSAEVKKALQTNIVANVSRGYYNLLMLDAQLKIAQQNLRLNDSTTNIIKLKYDAGQVTTLAIQQSEAQKLNSEQLIPLLEQNIAIQENALSVLTGSFPNSKQRTILLNSIEIKSNPAIGIPSSLVSRRPDVKSAELALKVANANVGITKADLYPALRITAQGGLNSFETSSWFNIPASLFGTVAGGITQPILNNKRVRTQYNIAVAEREKAVLSFRQAVLVAVSEVSDALVKVEKLQQQEKFLKEKVKTLQRGN
- a CDS encoding TolC family protein, with translation MLFQNGLAEYLEVLTAQANLLQSELELADLKRQQLTANTDLYRALGGGWK